The following are encoded in a window of Oncorhynchus mykiss isolate Arlee chromosome 11, USDA_OmykA_1.1, whole genome shotgun sequence genomic DNA:
- the LOC110535450 gene encoding T-complex protein 1 subunit epsilon, producing the protein MSAMGQLAFDEYGRPFIIIKDQDKKTRLSGLDALKSHIMAAKAVASTLRTSLGPNGLDKMMVDRDGEVTVTNDGATILSMMDVDHQIAKLMVELSKSQDDEIGDGTTGVVVLAGALLEEAEQLLDRGIHPIRISDGYDQAAKIAIAQLDKISETYPYDPSNTEPLIQTAMTTLGSKVINRCHRQMAEIAVNAVLTVADMNRKDVDFELIKMEGKVGGKLEDTQLIKGVIIDKEFSHPQMPKLLKDTKMAILTCPFEPPKPKTKHKLDVTCVEEYKALQKYEKDKFLEMIKQIKDTGANLAICQWGFDDEANHLLLQNELPAIRWVGGPEIELIAIATGGRIVPRFSELTAEKLGSAGVVKEICFGTTKDRMLVIEECKNSRAVTIFIRGGNKMIIEEAKRALHDALCVIRNLVRDNRVVYGGGASEISCALAVNQAADKCPSLEQYAMRAFADALEVIPMALAENSGLNSIQTMTEVRARQVTENNPALGIDCLHLNTNDMKQQHVIETLHGKKQQISLATQVVKMILKIDDIRSPGESED; encoded by the exons ATGTCCGCTATGGGGCAACTCGCATTCGATGAGTATGGACGGCCgttcatcatcatcaaggatcaGGATAAGAAGACTCGCTTATCGGGCCTTGACGCACTGAAG TCTCACATCATGGCAGCAAAGGCAGTTGCCTCGACGCTGAGGACCTCTCTAGGACCAAACG GTCTGGACAAGATGATGGTTGACCGGGATGGAGAGGTGACCGTCACCAATGACGGAGCTACCATCCTCAGCATGATGGATGTGGACCACCAGATCGCCAAGCTCATGGTGGAGCTCTCCAAGTCTCAGGACGACGAGATCGGAGACGGGACCACCGGAGTCGTTG TGCTGGCTGGTGCTCTCCTGGAGGAGGCAGAACAGCTGCTGGACAGGGGCATCCACCCCATCCGTATCTCTGACGGTTACGACCAGGCCGCCAAGATCGCCATCGCGCAGTTGGACAAGATCAGCGAGACCTACCCATACGACCCCAGCAACACGGAGCCACTCATCCAGACTGCCATGACCACACTGGGATCCAAAGT GATCAACCGCTGCCACAGACAGATGGCGGAGATTGCAGTGAACGCCGTCCTGACTGTGGCGGACATGAACCGTAAGGACGTGGACTTTGAGCTGATCAAGATGGAGGGCAAGGTGGGAGGCAAGCTGGAGGATACCCAGCTCATCAAGGGAGTCATCATAGACAAGGAGTTCAGCCACCCTCAGATGCCCAag CTCCTGAAAGACACAAAGATGGCTATCCTGACCTGCCCATTTGAGCCCCCTAAGCCCAAGACCAAGCACAAGCTGGACGTGACCTGTGTGGAGGAATACAAGGCCCTGCAGAAGTATGAGAAGGACAAGTTCCTGGAGATGATCAAACAG ATCAAAGATACCGGCGCTAACCTGGCCATCTGCCAGTGGGGCTTTGATGACGAGGCCAACCACCTGCTGCTGCAGAATGAACTGCCTGCCATCCGCTGGGTCGGAGGGCCTGAGATCGAG CTGATTGCCATAGCAACAGGGGGCCGCATCGTGCCTCGGTTCTCTGAGCTGACCGCTGAGAAGCTGGGCTCAGCCGGTGTCGTTAAGGAGATCTGCTTTGGCACAACCAAGGACCGCATGCTGGTCATCGAGGAGTGCAAGAACTCCAGGGCAGTCACCATCTTCATCCGTGGAGGAAACAAGATG ATCATTGAGGAGGCTAAGCGTGCGCTGCATGATGCACTGTGTGTCATCCGTAACCTGGTCAGAGACAACCGTGTTGTGTACGGGGGCGGAGCCTCTGAGATTTCCTGTGCCCTCGCTGTCAACCAGGCTGCTGACAAG tgccCGTCCCTGGAGCAGTATGCCATGCGTGCTTTTGCTGATGCCCTGGAGGTGATCCCCATGGCCCTGGCAGAAAACAGCGGGCTTAACTCCATCCAGACCATGACAGAGGTCCGCGCCAGGCAGGTCACCGAGAACAACCCCGCCCTGGGCATCGACTGTCTGCACCTCAACACCAATG ACATGAAGCAGCAACATgtaattgagactctgcatgggAAAAAGCAGCAGATCTCTCTGGCCACCCAGGTGGTTAAGATGATCTTGAAGATCGATGACATCAGAAGCCCGGGAGAGTCTGAAGATTAA